From the Leptolyngbya sp. O-77 genome, one window contains:
- the ldpA gene encoding circadian clock protein LdpA, protein MQSLREGRWFKLICGASFQHLPAIRNLTLAYALAGADCVDVAADPAVIHAAKEGLAAAATLGCDRLPWLMVSFNDGEDPHFRKAVFDPARCPTDCPRPCEAICPAQAITFDRPTEGYSGGYSGVIESRCYGCGRCLPLCPIQQITTQSTTITPEMIPSLLAQVDALEIHTQVGRLAEFQQLWRAIAPVAHQLKLVAISCPDGDGLIDYLRSLYQHISPEDHPLPCPVIWQTDGRPMSGDIGAGATRATVKLGQKVLAAGLPGYVQLAGGTNHHTVPKLRALGLLSEESTLGDSQRDRSAHRAEAQRQPAAATYIAGVAYGSYARVLLSPILDQLDAIAAPRLADVPPACQEGDNVQAFPDFAHTAHTPQGADGSLAHLEQHPDLLAQAVARAIALVSQLKPSQVGSALTPAADGRLLEAESAASQQHTSRHLPAVEPVLLKPG, encoded by the coding sequence TTGCAGTCCTTAAGGGAGGGTCGCTGGTTCAAGTTAATCTGTGGAGCCAGCTTTCAGCACCTCCCTGCAATTCGGAATTTAACCCTGGCCTATGCGCTGGCGGGTGCCGACTGTGTTGATGTGGCGGCAGACCCGGCGGTGATTCATGCGGCAAAGGAAGGGCTGGCGGCAGCGGCAACCCTGGGGTGCGATCGCCTCCCCTGGCTGATGGTCAGCTTCAACGACGGCGAAGATCCCCACTTCCGCAAAGCGGTCTTCGACCCAGCTCGCTGCCCCACCGACTGTCCCCGCCCCTGCGAAGCCATTTGCCCTGCCCAGGCGATTACCTTCGATCGCCCCACTGAGGGATATTCTGGCGGCTACTCTGGCGTGATCGAGAGCCGCTGCTATGGCTGCGGGCGCTGTCTGCCGCTGTGCCCGATTCAGCAAATTACCACCCAGTCCACCACCATTACGCCGGAAATGATTCCATCTCTGCTGGCGCAGGTGGACGCGCTGGAAATCCATACGCAGGTCGGGCGGCTGGCGGAATTTCAGCAATTGTGGCGGGCGATCGCCCCCGTTGCCCACCAACTCAAGCTGGTGGCGATTAGCTGTCCCGACGGCGACGGGCTGATCGACTATCTGCGATCGCTTTACCAACACATTTCACCAGAGGATCATCCGCTGCCCTGTCCGGTGATCTGGCAAACCGACGGGCGGCCCATGAGCGGCGATATCGGAGCCGGAGCCACTCGCGCCACCGTCAAGCTGGGGCAAAAAGTGCTGGCGGCGGGGCTACCGGGCTATGTGCAGTTGGCCGGCGGCACCAACCATCACACCGTTCCGAAATTGCGGGCGCTGGGCTTGTTGTCTGAGGAATCGACCCTGGGCGATTCCCAAAGGGATCGCTCCGCACATCGCGCTGAGGCTCAGCGACAGCCCGCCGCTGCAACCTATATTGCAGGTGTGGCCTACGGCAGCTATGCCAGGGTGCTGCTTTCGCCCATTCTGGATCAACTGGATGCGATCGCGGCTCCTCGGCTTGCTGATGTTCCACCAGCTTGTCAAGAAGGCGACAATGTTCAGGCTTTTCCAGACTTTGCCCACACGGCCCACACGCCCCAGGGGGCTGATGGCTCTCTCGCGCATTTAGAACAGCATCCCGATTTACTCGCGCAGGCAGTTGCACGGGCGATCGCCCTGGTGTCGCAGCTCAAGCCCTCGCAGGTTGGCTCAGCGCTGACCCCAGCCGCCGACGGTCGATTGCTGGAAGCCGAATCAGCCGCCTCCCAGCAGCATACCTCGCGCCATTTGCCCGCTGTCGAGCCAGTCTTGCTAAAGCCTGGATGA
- the ndhN gene encoding NAD(P)H-quinone oxidoreductase subunit N translates to MSILGNPLTLITSGKPFIRALEEAGTLGIYVPLEGGLEGRYQRRLRGAGYKILNITARGLGDLSSYLLDVHGVRPPHLGKKNLGREGAVGYRYFVPPVATYEADVLPKGAKGLVIWMLEGHILSRSELEFLVTLPQTDPRIKVVLEMGGDRQFTWKPLKDILAAA, encoded by the coding sequence ATGTCTATCCTCGGCAATCCGCTCACGCTCATTACCTCCGGCAAGCCCTTCATCCGCGCCCTAGAAGAAGCTGGCACGCTGGGCATCTACGTGCCGCTGGAGGGCGGGCTAGAGGGGCGCTATCAGCGGCGGCTGCGGGGCGCAGGGTACAAAATTTTGAACATTACGGCGCGGGGGCTGGGCGACTTGTCCTCTTACCTGCTGGATGTTCACGGCGTGCGCCCGCCCCACTTGGGCAAAAAGAATTTAGGACGAGAAGGAGCGGTCGGCTATCGCTACTTTGTGCCGCCCGTGGCTACCTATGAGGCTGATGTCTTGCCCAAAGGCGCAAAGGGGCTGGTGATCTGGATGCTGGAGGGACACATCCTGTCGCGCTCCGAGCTGGAATTTTTGGTAACGCTGCCCCAGACTGATCCGCGCATCAAGGTGGTGCTGGAGATGGGGGGCGATCGCCAGTTTACCTGGAAGCCTTTGAAAGACATTCTGGCGGCCGCCTAG